The genomic window GCGCCGCAATGGCGAATTCCGAAACCGAGTCGCGCAAGGAGACACCCACCGCTGAAGTCCAGCAACCGACGGAGGTGAAGGCGACGGCCGCTACCGAGGCAAAGGCTCCGGCCAGGGTCCGTATGTCGACGCGCGACCGTTGGCGCGGTCGGCCGTACACCCGCGCCGTCGCGGTCGAGAACGCGGAGAGAGACGTTCAACTCCTTCCGATCGATCAGCCGATTCCGAGCGCCGGCTTCGCTGAAGACAGCGTTCAACTCCGCAACGAGGCATTGAACAAGAGCTTGCACTTCGCGGTTTCCGCAGGAAGCTCGCTGCCGTTCTGAACGAATCCCGGTTTGCCAGGTTTCGCCCCCATTCGGGGCGGGGCCTGGCAGCTTCCGGCCTGCCCTGACGCGGGGCAGCCGGTATCGTCCGTGCCATGAGCACCGACTGCGCTCTTGCCGCAATGGGCCTGATCCAGGCACTCGGGGCAGATGCCGACGAAACCTGGCCGCGCCTCCTCGAGGGCGACCAGAGCCGTCTTTCCGAATGGGAGCCCCATACCGAAGGGCCACCCCTCGTCGTGGCCGCCGTGCGCGACCGCCTGCCGGATATTCCCGCATCTCTCGCTGCGTTCGCCTGCCGCAACAATGCCATGGCCCTGGCGGCCCTGCTCCAGATCGAGACGCCTCTCCGCGAAGCCATCGCGCGCTTTGGCGCAGATCGGATCGGTGTCATCATGGGCACCAGCACCTCGGGCGTATCGGATGCCGAGGTGGCGATCCGCCACCAACTCGAGTCTGCTTCTCTTGCGCCGGCGTTCGACTACGCACAGCTCGAGTTCGGAGGCATCGCCGATTTCACGGCGCGCTGGCTAGGCACCGAAGGGCCCGCCTACACGCTCTCGACGGCTTGCTCTTCCGGCGCGCGAGCCCTGGCTTCGGCACGCTCGCTTCTACGCCTGGGCTTCTGCGATGCGGTGGTGGCCGGGGCGGCCGATACCCTATGCGGCCTGACGACCGGAGGCTTCTCGTCGCTTCAGGCGATCGCTCCGGAGCCGACCAACCCGATGAGTGTGAACCGGCGCGGGCTCACCCTGGGCGAAGGCGCAGCCGTATTTCTCGTCACGAGGGATTCGGGCGGCGTCCAACTCACCGGCGTCGGAGAATCCAGCGAAGCCCATCACATGTCGGCGCCGGATCCGGAGGGCCGCGGAGCCGAGACCGCGATGCGCTCCGCTCTCGAAGATGCGGGCGCCGCGCCGAAGGAACTTGCGTACGCCAATCTGCACGGAACGGGAACGGCGTTGAACGACGCGATGGAGAGCGTGGCAGTGGATCATGTCCTCGGTCGAGAGGTCCCGTGCAGCTCCACCAAACCGATGACCGGTCACACCCTCGGCGCCGCGGGCGCGATCGAAGCCGCCTTCAGCTGGCTCGTGCTCCAGCGTGCCGAGAACCGGACGCTCGCGCTCCCACCCCACCTCTTCGACGGCGAACTCGACCCGGAGTGCGCGCCCATTCGGCTCGCCCACAAGGCTGAAACCGCATCGGTCGATGAACGTGCGTTGGTCCTCACCAGCTCCTTCGGTTTTGGGGGCAACAACTGCAGCCTCGTCCTCGAGCGGAAGCTCTCGTGAAGACCTTGTTGCGCAGCTGGTGCGCCTGGTCGCCGGGCCTCGAATCCGTCGAGCAGTGGACAGCCTGGGCCAAGGATCCGCAGCCCCTCGCCAGCGAGGGCGTCCCCGACGCCAGGTTCCTGCCAGCCATGCTACGTCGCCGCTGCACGCCCCTCTCGAAGATCCTGCTGAAGGTCGCGAGCGAGGGTTGCAGCGAGGCGGAGCGCAGCCAGGCGAGAACGGTCTTCGCGTCGCGCCATGGCAGCATCAATGAATCGATCGGCCTGCTCGAGAACGTGGCGCGCGGAGAGCGGATCTCGCCCGCGATCTTCAGTCATACGGTGCACAACGCCCAGGCCGGCTTGTTCTCGATTGCCATGGACAATCGGCAGGCATCGAGTTCCCTGGCCGGGCGTGAGGACAGCTTCGGGAGTGGCTTGCTCGAGGCCCTCGGGCACCTGGAACGAGAGCCCGAGCGTCCTGTCCTCTTCGTGATGGGTGATGTGCCCCTCGATCCGGTGTTCGCCTCCCTCGTGGACGAACCCGCCTGCGCCTATGGCGTCGCGCTGCTACTGGCCCGAAGCGGCGCTACGAACGAGGGAGGCTTCGAGGTGGCCCTCGAGCGGAGGCCTCCTGATGCGAAACCCCTGGCCTGGCCCCCGGCCGCCGAGTTCCTACGCCTGTGGATCGGCGGGGACGCGAGCTTTTCGATCGCTACGTCTCAGCACCTCTGGCGCTTCACGCGCTAAGAGCCGATGCGACGGAACAGCAGGGAGGTGTTGATTCCGCCGAACGCGAAGTTGTTGCTGGCAACGATTTCGAGCGGGGCCTCCCGAGGGCTACCGACGACATAGTCGAGCTCGGCGCAGCGCGGATCGACCTCTTCCAGGTTCAGGGTTGGTGCGATCCAACCCTCCTGCAACATGCCAAGGGCCATCCAGGCCTCGAGCGCGCCACAGGCACCGAGGGTGTGCCCCAGATGCCCTTTGAGCGAACTCACCGGAACCTTCCCGCCATAGGCGCGCAGCGTCGCATTGCTCTCGGCGATGTCGCCCGTTTCGGTGGCGGTGGCATGAGCGCATACATAGTCCACGCGGTTGGGCTCGATCTGCGCGTCGGCCAGCGCCCGGCGCATGGCACCTTCCATGCCCGCCGGATCCGGCGCCATCAGGTGCAGGCCATCGCAATTCGTGCCGTAGCCGATCACTTCCGCCAGGATGTTGGCGCCCCGGGCGTGCGCATGCTCGAGCGCTTCGAGCACGAGCGTGCCCGCTCCCTCCCCCACGACCAGGCCGTCCCGATCCGTATCGAAAGGGCGCGAGGCTGCAGAGGGCTCGTCGTTGCGGGTCGAGGTCGCAAACATGAGGTCGAACACGCCGACCTCGATCTCGTGGAGCTCTTCTGCTCCGCCGCAGATCATCACGTCCTGGCGGCCGAAACGTATCTGCTCGTAGCCCACACCGATCGCCTGGGAGCCCGAGGTGCAAGCGCTCGTGGTCGGCAGCACGGCACCGCGGATTTCGAAGTACTGGGCCAGATTGGCTGCGCAGGTGTGGCTCATGAGCTTCACGTATTGCATCGGCACGACGCTCTTGGCGCGCCGCTCCACGCCGAAGGCCTTGCAGAAAGCAACCATCGCGTCGGGGCTTCCGGACGTCGAGCCATAGGCGAGGCCCGTTCGTCCGTCGGAGATCACCGGATCCCCGATCAGGCCGGCATCTTCCAGCGCCTTTTCAGTCGCCCAGGTTGCGAGCCGCGCAACCCGACCCATCCCGCGCAGTTTCTTGCGAGGCGCCGAAGGGGGAAGCGCGGGTTCTTCGACAGGGCCGGCGAGACGAGTTCGCACGCCCTCGACCTCTTCGAGAACGGGCCAGACTTCGAGCCCCGCGCGGCCGCTCCGAAGTGCGTCACGCACGGTGGTCCAGCTGGCACCGATCGGAGAGACGCCGGCCATGCCGGTGACGACGACCCTTCGCCCGCTCAAGGTTCTTCCATGCCCAGCTCGATGCGCATGCGTCGAATGTACTCCATCGAACGGCGACCCCTCCGGGTTCGCTCCGGCGGAAAGAGCCGGGCAAAGAGTCGATCGATGGGTCCCTCGTCGAACGCGCGGAACCAACCCTTGCGAAACAACGCTTCGATGCCCTGCAACACGAGCGCCGTGATGTACAGCCCTGCGCCCGTCCAGGCTTTCCAGCGCGAAGGATCGGCTTCGGTTGCCAGCCAGGCGATGGCGACCGCATTGGCGAGAAAGAAGAGTGCCCAGAGCGCCGTCACGATGCGGCAATAGGGCCGAATCCAGTCCGGTAGGTAGGGCTGCATGAAATGAGCCATCCGCTCCACGACCGAATCCCCGGGGCGCAGGCTCGCGATGAAGTAGCCGGCGAGGCCAAGCTGGATGACTGCCGGCACGAAGAGCAGGGGCGTGCGGCTC from bacterium includes these protein-coding regions:
- a CDS encoding beta-ketoacyl-ACP synthase — protein: MSGRRVVVTGMAGVSPIGASWTTVRDALRSGRAGLEVWPVLEEVEGVRTRLAGPVEEPALPPSAPRKKLRGMGRVARLATWATEKALEDAGLIGDPVISDGRTGLAYGSTSGSPDAMVAFCKAFGVERRAKSVVPMQYVKLMSHTCAANLAQYFEIRGAVLPTTSACTSGSQAIGVGYEQIRFGRQDVMICGGAEELHEIEVGVFDLMFATSTRNDEPSAASRPFDTDRDGLVVGEGAGTLVLEALEHAHARGANILAEVIGYGTNCDGLHLMAPDPAGMEGAMRRALADAQIEPNRVDYVCAHATATETGDIAESNATLRAYGGKVPVSSLKGHLGHTLGACGALEAWMALGMLQEGWIAPTLNLEEVDPRCAELDYVVGSPREAPLEIVASNNFAFGGINTSLLFRRIGS
- a CDS encoding beta-ketoacyl-ACP synthase, with protein sequence MSTDCALAAMGLIQALGADADETWPRLLEGDQSRLSEWEPHTEGPPLVVAAVRDRLPDIPASLAAFACRNNAMALAALLQIETPLREAIARFGADRIGVIMGTSTSGVSDAEVAIRHQLESASLAPAFDYAQLEFGGIADFTARWLGTEGPAYTLSTACSSGARALASARSLLRLGFCDAVVAGAADTLCGLTTGGFSSLQAIAPEPTNPMSVNRRGLTLGEGAAVFLVTRDSGGVQLTGVGESSEAHHMSAPDPEGRGAETAMRSALEDAGAAPKELAYANLHGTGTALNDAMESVAVDHVLGREVPCSSTKPMTGHTLGAAGAIEAAFSWLVLQRAENRTLALPPHLFDGELDPECAPIRLAHKAETASVDERALVLTSSFGFGGNNCSLVLERKLS
- a CDS encoding beta-ketoacyl synthase chain length factor, yielding MKTLLRSWCAWSPGLESVEQWTAWAKDPQPLASEGVPDARFLPAMLRRRCTPLSKILLKVASEGCSEAERSQARTVFASRHGSINESIGLLENVARGERISPAIFSHTVHNAQAGLFSIAMDNRQASSSLAGREDSFGSGLLEALGHLEREPERPVLFVMGDVPLDPVFASLVDEPACAYGVALLLARSGATNEGGFEVALERRPPDAKPLAWPPAAEFLRLWIGGDASFSIATSQHLWRFTR